A genomic segment from Prosthecobacter debontii encodes:
- a CDS encoding VOC family protein, with amino-acid sequence MRRLYDHIDLRVTNLAEATLFYETLLPALGFSRRMNVPGWLQYEAADHGVAAFFGVTESERHVPNENRIAFWAASVEDVDAIADIADLAGAQNIEGPMAYAPGYYAMFFEDPCGNRFEVCHRVQL; translated from the coding sequence ATGCGCCGACTTTACGATCATATTGATCTTCGTGTCACGAACCTCGCCGAGGCCACTCTCTTTTACGAAACGTTGCTGCCAGCGTTGGGTTTCTCACGCCGTATGAATGTGCCCGGATGGCTCCAGTATGAAGCTGCCGATCACGGTGTGGCCGCCTTCTTCGGAGTCACCGAATCTGAGCGGCATGTGCCGAATGAAAACCGCATCGCCTTCTGGGCTGCATCCGTGGAGGACGTGGACGCCATTGCCGACATCGCCGATCTAGCGGGAGCTCAAAACATTGAAGGCCCGATGGCTTATGCACCGGGCTACTATGCGATGTTTTTCGAGGATCCCTGCGGCAACCGATTTGAAGTTTGTCATCGGGTCCAGTTGTGA
- a CDS encoding nucleoid-associated protein — translation MSVKLRLNTASATHVVLAKVGNPQREEPLQTSKEVFAISEEDQPTLTGIFLKPFKNLTPHRFTHHSSLDHHEMNTCVKAIFESKDGLLKRGVEIAKHLYSKSNHPNIKSGDLCIAHIKEAQVDDQFVQGLCILKSESVVPFLSITAKDGDLQISTEQGINPDKIDKGCLILDHWSKKGYYVLTFDRSGSDSRFWVRDFLGVEPVPDSAFLTNAYAKMAVEFLEESTPEDDTPPWETCSAARDALEYFEEREKFDLEEFEQEVLKTPEAVSRFQEHRAKIEEEQGQPLEKSFEISKKDVTKAKKRISAVLKLDTGVEIHVKPSNNSTENDPLLERGFDDRKGMKYIKVYFNKDLSASQA, via the coding sequence ATGTCTGTGAAGCTCCGCCTCAACACCGCCTCCGCCACTCATGTCGTGCTTGCCAAAGTGGGCAATCCTCAACGTGAAGAACCCCTCCAGACTTCGAAGGAAGTCTTCGCCATTTCTGAGGAAGACCAGCCCACATTGACGGGTATTTTTCTGAAGCCCTTCAAAAATCTCACGCCGCATCGCTTCACCCATCATTCCTCGCTGGATCATCACGAGATGAACACCTGCGTGAAAGCCATCTTCGAAAGCAAAGATGGGCTACTGAAGCGAGGAGTCGAAATCGCCAAACACCTCTACTCGAAGTCCAATCACCCCAACATCAAATCGGGGGACCTCTGCATCGCCCACATCAAAGAGGCCCAGGTGGACGATCAATTCGTTCAAGGACTCTGCATCCTGAAGTCCGAAAGCGTGGTCCCCTTCCTCAGCATCACCGCCAAGGACGGTGACCTGCAAATCTCCACCGAGCAGGGCATCAATCCTGATAAGATCGATAAGGGCTGTCTGATTCTCGACCATTGGTCCAAGAAGGGCTATTACGTCCTCACCTTTGATCGCAGCGGCAGCGACTCCCGCTTCTGGGTGCGTGATTTCCTTGGGGTGGAACCTGTGCCGGACTCCGCCTTCCTCACCAACGCCTATGCCAAGATGGCCGTGGAGTTTTTGGAAGAGTCCACACCTGAAGATGACACTCCACCTTGGGAAACCTGCTCTGCAGCCCGCGATGCCCTCGAATACTTTGAAGAGCGTGAAAAGTTTGATCTGGAAGAATTCGAACAAGAAGTGCTGAAGACGCCCGAAGCCGTGAGCCGCTTCCAAGAGCACCGAGCCAAGATCGAAGAAGAGCAAGGCCAACCTCTGGAGAAATCCTTTGAGATCTCCAAAAAGGACGTCACAAAGGCGAAAAAGCGCATCAGTGCCGTGCTGAAGCTCGATACCGGTGTGGAGATTCACGTCAAACCCAGCAACAATTCGACTGAAAACGATCCTCTTCTCGAACGCGGGTTCGATGACCGCAAAGGCATGAAATACATCAAGGTGTATTTCAACAAAGACCTCTCGGCTTCACAGGCCTAA
- the coaE gene encoding dephospho-CoA kinase (Dephospho-CoA kinase (CoaE) performs the final step in coenzyme A biosynthesis.) — protein MKSWIVTGGIGCGKSSVSAMLASHLLPKGSRFFSADLAVQKLLDAPETLVQLRARFGQKAIEMREGREVANRAWLRGEVFERDQQRLLLEGILHPGVLVALEKDREEQRKAGVNLFLAEVPLHYEIGGSVSADLIIVVAASQAVQKRRLMESRGLDESIIEKMLRAQWPIEAKVEKADVVIWNDGDRAALEAQVLTLVRQHWQA, from the coding sequence ATGAAATCTTGGATCGTCACCGGAGGGATCGGCTGCGGCAAAAGCTCGGTGTCAGCCATGCTGGCTTCCCACCTGTTGCCCAAAGGGAGCCGTTTTTTTTCGGCCGATTTAGCAGTCCAGAAACTCCTGGATGCTCCAGAGACGTTGGTGCAATTGCGTGCACGGTTCGGTCAGAAAGCGATCGAAATGCGTGAAGGGAGAGAGGTCGCTAATCGGGCATGGCTGAGAGGAGAGGTTTTCGAGCGGGATCAGCAAAGACTTCTCTTAGAAGGGATTTTGCATCCCGGGGTTTTAGTGGCTCTGGAGAAGGATCGAGAGGAGCAGCGAAAGGCGGGAGTAAATCTTTTCCTTGCGGAGGTGCCTCTGCACTATGAGATTGGAGGCTCAGTTTCAGCAGATCTGATCATCGTGGTGGCTGCCAGCCAAGCGGTTCAGAAAAGGCGGTTGATGGAAAGTCGAGGTCTCGACGAATCAATAATCGAAAAGATGTTGAGGGCTCAGTGGCCCATCGAAGCCAAAGTTGAGAAAGCGGATGTGGTCATCTGGAATGATGGTGATCGCGCTGCTCTCGAAGCGCAGGTGCTGACACTGGTAAGACAGCATTGGCAAGCATGA
- a CDS encoding Amuc_1099 family pilus-like system protein, whose translation MQNRNGNYEKVLLGVAAAIALGVAGYLVWTSQSFSERLVRRTGNSKNDPGQPPTALVDATIKRLTEKTTWVSPVINGKPVPLNKSILLVKKGDQLFDLQLEEPQLRPPMTNSYLVQNDLPNILSPNVGDLDADADGFSNLEEFNAKTSPRDPKSHPPFTDKLVLKRRITYDYIIKLNSSSSPYQVQRLKPDPKKSVFVSPGDEFGFDKDVIRFKAVGFEAKKTADPTVGEKDVSELTMIDKATNKEFKLVRGSETNLAEYEAEFEFLLGDRPTRTVKKGDTFQIPGIGTTYRLLEIEENSAVIQPVDGGEAITVTRG comes from the coding sequence ATGCAGAACAGGAACGGGAATTACGAAAAAGTCCTTTTAGGCGTCGCCGCAGCGATTGCCCTCGGGGTCGCAGGTTACCTCGTCTGGACAAGCCAGAGCTTTAGCGAGCGTCTGGTGCGGCGGACTGGCAACTCCAAGAACGATCCAGGACAGCCGCCGACTGCTTTGGTGGATGCGACCATCAAGCGTTTAACCGAGAAAACAACTTGGGTGTCGCCGGTCATCAACGGCAAGCCTGTTCCTCTGAATAAATCGATTCTTTTGGTTAAAAAGGGAGATCAGCTGTTCGACCTTCAATTGGAAGAACCGCAGCTTCGCCCGCCAATGACCAATTCTTACTTGGTGCAGAATGATTTGCCCAACATTCTGTCTCCTAACGTGGGAGATCTAGACGCTGATGCAGACGGGTTCAGCAACCTCGAAGAGTTCAATGCTAAAACGAGCCCGCGTGATCCCAAGAGCCATCCTCCGTTTACCGACAAGTTGGTTCTCAAGCGCCGTATCACCTACGATTACATCATTAAACTCAACAGTAGTTCTTCGCCGTATCAGGTGCAGAGGCTGAAGCCAGACCCCAAGAAGAGCGTCTTCGTTTCACCTGGAGATGAGTTCGGTTTCGATAAGGACGTGATTCGCTTCAAGGCGGTGGGCTTTGAGGCCAAAAAGACAGCCGATCCTACGGTGGGTGAAAAAGATGTGTCTGAGCTAACGATGATCGACAAGGCAACCAACAAAGAGTTTAAGCTCGTGCGTGGATCCGAAACCAATTTGGCGGAGTATGAAGCCGAGTTTGAATTTCTCTTGGGTGACCGCCCAACCCGGACGGTTAAGAAGGGGGACACCTTCCAGATTCCAGGCATTGGCACCACCTATCGCCTGCTCGAAATCGAGGAAAACAGCGCTGTGATTCAACCTGTGGACGGCGGTGAAGCCATCACTGTAACCAGAGGCTAA
- a CDS encoding ribonuclease D: MSTAPRLTPPEVIPGDYVFIDSPDQLQQWLLETEAHLAQSADKRCCLDTEADSLHHYHEKLCLLQVACAGRFALVDPLAISDVSALLNLLDRHELWFHGSDYDLTMLRRTYGWAPKVVRDTQIAARLVGMRQFGLAALLQTVFGLEISKASQKADWSRRPLPPHMLSYAVDDVRYLLPLADYLMQLLREKGREFWFEQSCLELQEDVAARSAAPKEDPWRVQGSGRLHPKGLAILKAMWEWREKIAMEKDIPCYRVMSNKQMVAFAEVFESGGVMHPPAGWRPKWKKEFHELVAEVFKAGQSAWPQRVKKAKARLTDAQRDQIDQLCGMRDKIAEALDIESSLLGSRSTLEEVVAVQAGVGALMEWQREILKAPLESVLSAQPQMS, from the coding sequence ATGAGCACGGCTCCGCGATTGACTCCTCCCGAAGTTATCCCAGGCGATTACGTCTTTATCGATTCGCCGGATCAGCTTCAGCAATGGCTTTTGGAAACAGAAGCACATCTGGCGCAATCTGCGGATAAACGTTGCTGTTTGGATACGGAGGCGGATTCGCTGCATCATTATCACGAAAAGCTTTGTTTGCTCCAGGTCGCCTGTGCAGGGCGATTCGCATTGGTCGATCCTTTGGCGATCTCCGATGTCTCGGCTTTGCTGAATCTTCTGGATCGGCATGAGCTTTGGTTCCATGGCTCCGACTATGACCTAACGATGCTCCGCCGCACTTATGGTTGGGCGCCCAAGGTCGTGCGTGATACGCAGATCGCCGCCCGCCTTGTCGGCATGCGGCAATTCGGCTTGGCCGCGTTACTCCAGACGGTTTTCGGTCTGGAAATCTCGAAAGCCTCGCAGAAGGCGGATTGGAGCCGTCGTCCCTTGCCTCCACATATGCTCTCTTATGCGGTCGATGATGTGAGGTATTTGTTGCCGCTGGCAGATTACCTCATGCAATTACTCCGCGAGAAAGGACGTGAGTTTTGGTTCGAGCAAAGCTGTCTTGAACTCCAAGAGGATGTTGCCGCGCGCAGTGCGGCACCGAAGGAAGATCCTTGGCGGGTGCAGGGCAGTGGACGTCTTCATCCGAAGGGGTTGGCCATCTTAAAAGCCATGTGGGAATGGCGGGAGAAAATCGCGATGGAGAAGGACATTCCATGCTATCGCGTCATGTCGAATAAACAGATGGTGGCGTTTGCCGAGGTCTTTGAATCGGGTGGGGTCATGCACCCCCCCGCGGGCTGGCGTCCGAAATGGAAGAAGGAATTCCACGAGCTCGTGGCTGAAGTCTTTAAAGCCGGTCAGTCCGCTTGGCCTCAGCGAGTTAAGAAAGCGAAAGCTCGGCTCACGGATGCTCAGCGTGACCAAATCGATCAACTCTGTGGCATGCGCGATAAAATCGCTGAAGCGCTAGATATCGAGAGCAGCTTGTTAGGCTCCCGGAGCACTTTGGAGGAAGTCGTGGCCGTGCAGGCTGGGGTCGGTGCCTTGATGGAATGGCAGCGTGAGATTTTAAAAGCGCCTCTGGAGAGCGTTTTGAGTGCTCAACCTCAGATGAGTTGA
- a CDS encoding Amuc_1098 family type IV pilus outer membrane protein codes for MKKKQIALMVALAAPVAATTAFAGEGGASVPGIAEREIARRAARIEDARQAMEKGDEFFGKGDYEAALAQYRSAKDILDQLPNAPFIQDWRDLANLKFADCAIVVAREKAKIGDYVAARKLIEEAELAVPGHRAARVFAKHLDDPDRWPPALTPQHVENVDKVKKGLLLANSALEIGDYNKALEAFEDVIRIDPYNSAARRGMENTEKRRAEYFDSARDHQRARMLNMVNEAWEHKPPVRGLVVDPIAAGGAEPTVYLTRKMQSIIFPQVQFAGASIEEAVEFLRVKSRDLDLTETDPAKKGVNIILKAGDTASTATISLDLKDVPMVEALRYVTELAQMKYKVEPFAVMIVPVSDATQEQYTRIYRVPPDFRSLGGGGAAAAAPAASADPFASTSAAPTSSLIVQQSALDILKSQGIQFPEGASAVFNPVTSQLIVKNTQPNLDLVEAFVDSIRGQGPKQIYITSKFVEVSQKNTDELGFDWLLGTAGSNVEIGGGTDGNSGLSSSTMVYPANIASMVTGGVISPVSRGLRTGNNAISGNAIDAQITGLSDVSEAPGVFSVAGVLTDPQFGLVIRALAQRKGVDLMSAPSVTTKGGQRATIEVIREFIYPTEFDPPQIPTNVGSTTGGGGATAIPVTPTTPTAFEMRPVGVRMEVDPTVGADGYTIDLNLAPEVTEFDGFINYGSPIYSVTPASPLQRIFNAAGVLIAEIDPVPASRVELTPNVINQPVFSTRKVQTAVTIWDGQTVVLGGLIREDVQDVEDKVPVLGDLPFVGRLFKSNVEDHFKRNLMIFVTAKIIDPAGQPINPNMQNGGQGNAAASVGGDNPLLPSVGN; via the coding sequence ATGAAGAAAAAACAGATTGCCTTGATGGTCGCTCTCGCAGCGCCTGTGGCCGCTACCACTGCTTTTGCAGGTGAAGGCGGCGCCAGCGTTCCCGGCATTGCCGAGCGAGAAATCGCTCGCCGCGCCGCCCGCATTGAGGATGCGCGCCAAGCGATGGAAAAAGGTGACGAGTTTTTCGGTAAAGGTGACTATGAGGCTGCTTTGGCACAGTATCGTTCTGCCAAAGACATCCTGGACCAACTGCCCAACGCTCCATTCATCCAAGACTGGCGGGATTTGGCCAATCTCAAGTTTGCTGATTGTGCGATCGTCGTTGCTCGTGAAAAAGCCAAGATCGGTGATTATGTGGCAGCGAGAAAGCTGATCGAAGAAGCGGAATTGGCGGTTCCAGGCCACCGTGCAGCTCGTGTCTTTGCTAAGCATCTGGATGATCCCGATCGCTGGCCGCCCGCACTGACTCCTCAGCATGTGGAAAATGTGGACAAGGTGAAGAAAGGTCTGCTTCTGGCCAACAGTGCTTTGGAGATTGGCGACTATAACAAGGCTCTGGAAGCTTTTGAGGACGTCATCCGCATTGACCCTTACAACTCGGCCGCCCGCCGTGGTATGGAGAACACGGAGAAGCGCCGGGCAGAATATTTTGATTCTGCTCGTGATCATCAGCGTGCACGCATGCTTAACATGGTCAATGAAGCCTGGGAGCACAAACCCCCAGTTCGTGGCTTGGTAGTCGATCCGATCGCCGCAGGCGGCGCAGAGCCTACCGTGTATCTGACTCGGAAGATGCAGAGCATCATCTTTCCTCAGGTTCAATTCGCAGGTGCTAGCATCGAGGAAGCGGTGGAGTTCCTCCGCGTCAAGAGTCGCGATCTGGATTTGACGGAAACCGACCCTGCCAAAAAAGGTGTCAACATCATTCTCAAAGCTGGTGATACGGCTTCCACAGCGACGATCAGCCTGGACCTCAAGGATGTTCCTATGGTGGAAGCCCTTCGTTACGTCACTGAGCTGGCTCAGATGAAATACAAGGTCGAGCCTTTTGCGGTCATGATCGTTCCCGTTTCGGATGCGACTCAGGAGCAATACACTCGTATCTACCGTGTTCCGCCTGATTTCCGTAGCCTGGGTGGTGGTGGTGCCGCTGCGGCTGCCCCAGCAGCCTCCGCAGACCCATTTGCCTCGACATCAGCCGCTCCGACCAGCAGTCTGATCGTTCAGCAGTCTGCTCTCGATATCTTGAAGTCTCAAGGCATTCAGTTCCCTGAAGGAGCTTCGGCGGTGTTCAACCCGGTCACTTCTCAGTTGATCGTCAAAAACACACAGCCAAACCTTGATCTGGTTGAGGCCTTTGTGGACTCGATTCGCGGCCAAGGTCCGAAGCAAATTTATATCACCTCCAAATTCGTCGAAGTTTCCCAGAAGAATACCGACGAGCTTGGCTTTGACTGGTTGCTCGGAACGGCTGGTAGCAATGTTGAAATCGGTGGTGGCACAGACGGCAACTCCGGCCTGAGCAGCTCCACCATGGTTTATCCGGCCAACATCGCCAGCATGGTCACAGGTGGTGTCATTTCCCCAGTCAGCCGTGGTCTGAGAACGGGTAACAATGCCATCAGCGGAAATGCCATTGATGCCCAAATTACCGGTCTCTCTGATGTCTCCGAAGCACCGGGCGTGTTCAGTGTGGCAGGTGTTCTCACGGACCCACAATTCGGTCTTGTGATTCGTGCATTGGCTCAACGCAAAGGTGTTGATTTGATGAGTGCCCCGAGCGTCACCACCAAGGGCGGGCAGCGTGCAACGATCGAGGTGATTCGCGAATTCATTTATCCGACTGAGTTCGATCCACCGCAGATCCCTACTAACGTGGGCAGCACAACCGGTGGTGGTGGTGCAACCGCGATCCCTGTGACGCCGACAACCCCGACTGCTTTCGAAATGCGTCCAGTGGGTGTGCGTATGGAAGTGGATCCCACTGTAGGTGCGGACGGTTACACCATCGACTTGAACTTGGCTCCTGAAGTGACTGAGTTTGATGGGTTCATCAACTACGGTAGCCCGATCTACAGCGTGACTCCAGCATCGCCTCTTCAGCGAATCTTCAACGCAGCTGGTGTGTTGATTGCTGAAATCGATCCTGTTCCTGCTTCTCGTGTGGAATTGACTCCGAACGTGATCAATCAGCCCGTCTTCTCCACCCGTAAGGTGCAGACGGCTGTTACGATCTGGGACGGTCAGACGGTGGTTCTCGGGGGCCTGATTCGTGAAGACGTGCAGGACGTGGAAGATAAAGTGCCCGTTTTGGGCGATCTGCCCTTCGTTGGTCGCTTGTTCAAGTCCAACGTCGAAGACCACTTCAAGCGTAACCTGATGATCTTCGTCACTGCTAAGATCATTGACCCAGCGGGTCAGCCGATCAATCCGAACATGCAGAATGGTGGCCAGGGTAACGCCGCCGCCTCGGTCGGTGGCGACAATCCGCTGCTTCCATCCGTCGGGAACTAA
- the thiE gene encoding thiamine phosphate synthase has protein sequence MSTPAFPALSSARLYGIVDLGYCAPAQVESMTAALCEGGVDLLQLRAKKLSLSEIEKLARVMHPITREHGVPLIINDHLEIAASVGSEGVHVGQDDDAVAKARAAVGPGVFVGKSTHSLAQAVAAEAEGADYIGFGPLYATGTKPDYVPIGLHDITEVHRQVQLPIFCIGGVNAARLPEVLQAGARRVVVVSAFLLAPDVQAYVRQIKSSLP, from the coding sequence ATGTCCACTCCGGCTTTTCCAGCCCTGTCTTCCGCACGTCTCTACGGGATCGTTGATCTCGGCTACTGCGCCCCGGCTCAGGTCGAGTCCATGACGGCAGCCCTGTGTGAGGGCGGAGTGGATTTGCTCCAACTGCGGGCCAAGAAGCTTTCGCTATCGGAGATCGAAAAACTCGCTCGGGTGATGCATCCCATCACCCGAGAGCATGGTGTGCCACTCATCATCAATGACCATCTCGAAATCGCCGCCAGCGTCGGTAGTGAAGGTGTGCATGTGGGACAAGACGATGATGCCGTGGCAAAAGCTCGTGCCGCCGTAGGACCGGGCGTCTTTGTGGGTAAGTCCACGCATAGCCTCGCCCAAGCCGTAGCCGCAGAGGCCGAAGGAGCTGATTACATTGGCTTTGGCCCGCTGTATGCCACCGGCACGAAACCCGACTATGTGCCGATCGGTCTGCACGATATTACCGAGGTTCATCGACAAGTTCAGCTCCCCATCTTTTGCATCGGTGGAGTGAATGCGGCGCGACTGCCCGAAGTCTTACAAGCGGGTGCGCGGCGAGTTGTAGTTGTCTCAGCGTTTTTGCTGGCACCCGACGTGCAGGCGTATGTTCGTCAGATCAAATCATCCCTGCCCTGA
- a CDS encoding outer membrane lipoprotein carrier protein LolA — translation MNSFHPLRLLWVALFLVNAAVVQAQGPAPKPLPPLLKQWAEAQKTMPDMVVNFRQTRSTPALKNPVTTSGKFWRFKDGAFRWELGQPPQTVLVNDLTDFRVREGDGEWQNLDAKDARYRMWSRFLSGNEASPEELQQHFLVDAVEQNADVTAISLRPKAPFIRRHLKQLDLQISPKTFRLLQLRVIQGDGSTLTMAFSEPQDVSLDEKNKLLTRG, via the coding sequence ATGAACTCGTTCCATCCTCTTCGGCTCCTTTGGGTCGCACTGTTTCTGGTGAATGCCGCTGTCGTTCAAGCCCAAGGCCCCGCCCCTAAGCCCCTGCCACCGTTACTCAAGCAATGGGCTGAAGCGCAGAAAACCATGCCTGACATGGTGGTGAACTTCCGCCAGACACGGTCCACTCCTGCCCTGAAAAATCCGGTGACGACCTCGGGTAAATTTTGGCGCTTTAAAGACGGTGCCTTTCGCTGGGAACTCGGCCAGCCGCCGCAGACGGTCTTGGTCAATGACCTGACCGATTTTCGGGTCCGCGAAGGCGATGGCGAATGGCAAAATCTTGACGCGAAGGATGCCCGTTATCGCATGTGGTCACGCTTTCTCAGTGGCAATGAAGCTTCTCCCGAGGAGCTCCAACAGCACTTCCTGGTGGATGCGGTGGAGCAGAACGCGGATGTCACCGCCATTTCTCTACGGCCTAAAGCCCCCTTCATCCGCAGACATCTGAAACAGCTCGATCTCCAGATTTCGCCCAAGACCTTCCGCCTGCTTCAGCTCCGTGTGATCCAAGGCGATGGCTCCACGCTGACGATGGCTTTCAGTGAGCCCCAAGACGTTTCACTGGACGAGAAAAACAAGCTGCTCACTCGAGGCTAG
- the rho gene encoding transcription termination factor Rho, giving the protein MNPTDTLETPPQVQSPTPETQPVATSDASASGVTASGVETSSASELAPVSDNAEPKEKFSPPGAEPPFPVEISLNDLQDASLAEIQAQADAVGFKMNASRSKHQLIYDLLAWMADHRTRVKVDGILEIGPENFGLIRYPKYSFAPLPEDVFIPLFLVRKFNLRPGNRITGYARAPKDRDKYLAIDRILEVDGVSIDTWQPPTHFDKLTAMFPNERIILEMPKPCPVSVRIMDLIAPLGKGQRGLINASPRSGKTVLLKDIAKAIVHNHKEISLIILLLDERPEEVTDFEESVNGCEIYSSTFDESPKRHSQLAEIVRERACRLVEAGKDVVILLDSLTRLARGYNSMTGGKGRTMSGGMDSKAMVKPKKFFGAARNVEEGGSLTIIATALIETENRMDDLIFEEFKGTGNMEATLDREISERRIFPALHVLKSGTRRDDLLYHPEEFKRVSAIRKQLAQVPAVEALELLIRNINRTSNNAEILLTGLK; this is encoded by the coding sequence ATGAATCCAACCGACACCTTAGAGACCCCTCCCCAGGTCCAGTCCCCCACTCCTGAAACCCAGCCTGTGGCTACATCCGACGCATCGGCTTCGGGGGTGACTGCATCTGGTGTGGAAACGTCCAGCGCCTCTGAGCTTGCCCCGGTAAGTGACAATGCTGAGCCGAAAGAGAAATTCTCCCCACCCGGAGCTGAGCCGCCATTTCCCGTGGAGATTTCGTTAAACGATCTTCAGGATGCTTCTCTGGCGGAGATCCAAGCCCAAGCTGACGCGGTGGGTTTCAAAATGAACGCGAGCCGTTCGAAGCATCAGCTCATTTATGATCTGCTGGCCTGGATGGCCGATCACCGCACGAGAGTGAAGGTGGACGGGATTTTGGAGATTGGGCCGGAGAATTTTGGCCTCATCCGCTATCCTAAATACAGCTTCGCTCCCCTGCCGGAGGATGTTTTCATCCCTCTGTTTCTGGTGAGGAAATTCAATTTACGTCCAGGCAACCGCATCACGGGCTATGCACGGGCGCCGAAAGATCGTGATAAATATTTGGCCATCGATCGCATCTTGGAGGTGGATGGTGTCTCCATCGACACTTGGCAGCCGCCGACTCACTTTGACAAGCTGACGGCGATGTTCCCGAACGAGCGGATCATCTTGGAGATGCCCAAGCCTTGCCCGGTTTCTGTGCGGATCATGGACCTGATCGCACCGCTAGGGAAGGGGCAGCGTGGTTTGATCAACGCGTCTCCGCGCTCGGGTAAGACCGTGCTGCTTAAAGACATCGCGAAAGCGATCGTGCATAATCACAAGGAGATCTCGTTGATCATCCTGTTGTTGGATGAGCGTCCTGAAGAGGTGACGGACTTTGAGGAATCCGTCAACGGCTGTGAGATCTACAGTTCCACATTCGATGAAAGCCCGAAGAGGCATAGCCAGTTGGCTGAGATCGTTCGCGAGCGCGCCTGCCGCCTCGTGGAGGCAGGTAAGGATGTCGTCATCTTGCTCGACTCACTGACTCGTCTGGCCCGTGGGTATAACAGCATGACGGGTGGCAAGGGCCGCACCATGTCTGGCGGTATGGACTCCAAGGCCATGGTGAAGCCGAAGAAGTTTTTCGGTGCTGCTCGTAATGTCGAGGAAGGTGGGAGTCTAACCATTATTGCAACGGCATTGATCGAGACGGAAAACCGCATGGACGATTTGATCTTTGAGGAGTTCAAAGGCACCGGCAATATGGAAGCCACGCTGGATCGTGAGATCTCGGAACGGCGCATTTTCCCGGCGTTGCATGTGCTCAAATCGGGGACTCGCCGTGACGATCTACTTTATCACCCGGAGGAGTTCAAACGGGTCTCTGCCATCCGCAAACAACTCGCCCAGGTGCCGGCTGTGGAAGCCCTCGAACTGTTGATCCGCAATATCAACCGCACGAGCAACAATGCTGAAATTTTGCTGACAGGCCTGAAATGA